A genomic stretch from Sulfurovum riftiae includes:
- a CDS encoding TolC family protein — translation MKKVILYSTLALLFTGCAQNVPTHDDAVATIKNGKESPQTRSQFTAPHTQGTVRDNWIKTFRDRKLDRLVTEGEKNNPNLKVAAARVERAIALTNLTSAGLMPTIDMGGFYHQNNDSGSREISWGGFAVSWEPDVWGRVSNLVAADKAFTRSQMADLEYARQSLAAQIAIDWFNLNANSRIYEFNKEIVKIQKKGLFILTKREEIGKGNKRDVHLSNALLASAQDSARAALDAKERSQRALEVLIGRYPAAKIDPAKLTRSLPKIPSGLPAQILERRPDLIAAQERVAAAFYQEKSAKLLKMPNVRLKLGIGPNSINDAITSLTAGLFAPLYTGGAIEAQVATATAEQKEAIAAYADTALRALQEVENGLASEKHLAARYTYVSTMVKEYKTAYDMTIEKYRVGESNILDILIIQGKWIKAEIIRMTIAKQRLINRVKLHLALGGSFNAHRADLRPKAKE, via the coding sequence ATGAAAAAAGTCATACTTTACAGTACCCTTGCACTCTTGTTTACCGGATGTGCACAAAATGTACCGACACATGATGATGCAGTCGCCACTATCAAAAACGGCAAAGAGAGCCCTCAAACCCGCTCACAGTTCACCGCACCGCATACCCAAGGTACCGTACGTGACAATTGGATCAAGACATTCCGTGACCGGAAACTTGACAGACTGGTCACAGAGGGCGAGAAGAACAACCCCAACCTCAAAGTAGCGGCTGCACGGGTCGAGCGTGCCATTGCACTGACCAACCTTACTTCTGCAGGCCTGATGCCGACCATCGATATGGGCGGTTTCTACCACCAGAACAACGATAGCGGGTCCAGAGAGATCAGCTGGGGCGGATTCGCTGTAAGCTGGGAACCTGATGTCTGGGGACGCGTCAGCAACCTTGTTGCAGCAGACAAAGCCTTCACGCGTTCACAGATGGCTGACCTCGAATATGCCAGGCAGTCACTGGCTGCACAGATCGCCATTGACTGGTTCAACCTCAATGCAAACAGCCGTATCTATGAGTTCAACAAAGAGATCGTGAAGATACAGAAAAAGGGGCTCTTTATTCTGACAAAACGTGAAGAGATCGGTAAAGGGAACAAACGCGATGTCCACCTCTCGAATGCCCTGCTTGCCTCGGCACAGGATTCTGCACGCGCAGCACTCGATGCCAAAGAGCGTTCCCAAAGAGCACTCGAAGTACTCATAGGCCGTTACCCCGCAGCGAAGATTGACCCTGCAAAACTGACACGCAGTCTGCCTAAAATACCTTCAGGCCTGCCTGCCCAGATACTTGAAAGACGGCCGGACCTCATCGCTGCGCAGGAACGTGTCGCTGCTGCCTTCTATCAGGAAAAGTCGGCAAAACTGCTGAAGATGCCCAATGTACGTCTAAAGCTGGGCATAGGACCGAACAGTATCAATGATGCCATTACGTCACTTACTGCCGGCCTCTTCGCACCGCTCTACACCGGTGGTGCCATCGAAGCACAGGTCGCCACTGCAACAGCCGAGCAGAAAGAGGCGATCGCTGCCTATGCAGATACAGCTTTGCGTGCCCTGCAGGAGGTAGAGAATGGACTGGCTTCCGAAAAGCACCTTGCTGCGAGATACACCTATGTCAGTACCATGGTCAAAGAGTATAAGACAGCGTATGACATGACTATCGAGAAGTACCGTGTCGGTGAAAGTAACATCCTCGATATCCTGATCATCCAGGGAAAATGGATCAAAGCAGAGATCATCAGAATGACCATTGCCAAACAGCGTCTGATCAACCGTGTCAAACTGCACCTTGCACTGGGTGGCAGCTTCAATGCACACCGGGCCGATCTTCGTCCCAAAGCAAAGGAGTAG
- a CDS encoding cation:proton antiporter: MHEHLIILGIALVILGYGLFSRLLGKYNISGPMVFTMVGILLSPLVMGGEPIKVNGDVVQITAEITLILVLFGDSSALNLTQLKKHWRLPFRLLFVAMPITIVIATLTGIYFFPNESLLYVLLLALILAPTDAALGKIVVSDERIPKVVRNTINVESGLNDGVVFPVLLTVLAMIVSNSDTAQSGWMTYIAQQVIIGAVAGGFAGWAGANMMMKAVKRGWMEEQYSNLAPVALAIFSFYFAEHFGGNGYISAFFSGLFLGNTSEYLRERVENFVESEGELLVMISFLIFGLVFIPITIEYWSLKALGFAILSLTVLRMIPVIIGFGFFKIDLSTRLFYGWFGPRGIASILYILVAVGHIGGIQGHEEIFAVASLTIFLSIFLHGFSAQPLAIAYSKTHPADKEES; this comes from the coding sequence ATGCATGAGCATCTCATCATTCTGGGAATAGCTCTGGTCATACTCGGCTATGGTCTCTTTTCAAGACTGCTTGGGAAATACAATATTTCAGGTCCCATGGTATTCACTATGGTTGGGATCCTTCTTTCTCCTCTGGTCATGGGTGGTGAACCAATCAAGGTCAATGGAGATGTTGTACAGATCACTGCCGAGATCACTCTGATACTTGTACTTTTTGGCGACTCTTCAGCCCTTAATCTCACACAGCTCAAAAAACACTGGAGACTCCCGTTCCGACTGCTTTTTGTCGCCATGCCCATCACTATTGTCATTGCTACCCTGACAGGTATCTATTTCTTCCCGAACGAATCTCTGCTCTATGTTTTGCTGCTTGCTCTCATTCTCGCACCTACCGATGCCGCATTGGGGAAAATAGTCGTCAGTGATGAACGTATTCCAAAGGTCGTACGCAATACCATCAATGTTGAAAGCGGGCTCAATGATGGTGTGGTCTTCCCTGTCCTGCTTACCGTTCTTGCAATGATCGTATCCAACAGTGACACGGCACAAAGCGGATGGATGACCTATATCGCACAGCAAGTGATCATCGGTGCAGTCGCCGGCGGTTTTGCCGGATGGGCAGGGGCAAATATGATGATGAAGGCCGTCAAACGAGGGTGGATGGAGGAGCAGTACAGTAATCTTGCTCCTGTTGCATTGGCCATCTTCTCTTTCTACTTTGCCGAACATTTCGGAGGGAATGGCTATATCTCCGCCTTCTTCTCCGGCCTCTTTCTGGGAAATACCAGTGAGTATCTTAGAGAACGTGTCGAGAATTTCGTTGAGAGTGAAGGGGAACTTCTTGTCATGATATCTTTCCTCATCTTCGGCCTTGTCTTCATCCCTATTACCATCGAGTACTGGAGTCTAAAAGCATTGGGTTTTGCCATTCTCAGTCTTACCGTACTGCGAATGATCCCTGTTATCATCGGTTTCGGCTTTTTCAAAATCGATCTAAGCACCCGGCTTTTTTACGGCTGGTTCGGCCCGAGAGGTATCGCTTCCATCCTCTATATTCTCGTTGCAGTAGGACACATAGGAGGGATCCAGGGACATGAAGAGATCTTTGCGGTAGCTTCACTGACTATTTTTCTCAGTATCTTCCTGCACGGCTTCAGTGCGCAGCCGCTCGCTATCGCTTACTCCAAAACACATCCGGCCGACAAAGAAGAGAGCTAA
- the pta gene encoding phosphate acetyltransferase produces MHHQSIYIASSESQSGTLIISIGFMEMLKGRYKNVAFFRPVVPDKREEETHIPFMLEHFDLKIPYDSCVGFTESEVIQAFADNREETLIEALIAKVDYLQQHYDFILIDGYPRNRFAATFDFDINLKIAKNLGTVFCPVLNAKDKDADEINNEIQLLSETILSEGCRELAIFVNRCESDIVEKVQQGHLHFGTHQQVYLLPEIREIDTPTLRQIVKVLEAKIILCEDEQLNHLVRSSKIAAMGVANYLSRIAEDHLIIVPADRNDIILASHLSYAAKNHPNIAGLILSGGITPSDTIIDLIKDFPQAPIPILSVKSDSYQTAIAVEQVKPKITAEDTHKIILIKALFDTHIDKEKLAQRFRESKNNIITPVMFQYRLFEKARAHKKTIVLPESEDERILRAASVLLQRDIVNIILLGEKEEIEHQCAQLRLDISKASIINPSKSDLLETFTEQFHALREAKGLTLPAARDAMVHANYFATMLLYNGMADGMVSGASHTTADTIRPALQIIKTKPGISIVSSVFFMLLETKVLIYGDCAVNLDPTAEELAHIAISSADTAAAFGIEPRVALLSYSTGDSGSGPEVEKVREATKMAQQLRPDLLIEGPIQYDAAIDMKVAKKKLPHSKVAGRATVFVFPDLNTGNNTYKAVQRSTGATAIGPILQGLKLPVNDLSRGCLVDDIVNTVAITAVQAQQLDQR; encoded by the coding sequence ATGCACCATCAAAGTATCTACATTGCCTCCTCCGAATCGCAGTCGGGTACGCTTATCATCTCTATAGGCTTCATGGAAATGCTGAAAGGACGGTACAAGAACGTTGCTTTTTTCCGGCCGGTCGTCCCTGACAAAAGAGAGGAAGAGACACACATCCCCTTCATGCTCGAACATTTCGACCTGAAGATCCCCTATGATTCCTGTGTCGGATTCACCGAATCGGAAGTCATACAGGCATTTGCAGATAACAGGGAAGAAACACTGATCGAAGCGCTTATTGCCAAGGTGGATTATCTTCAGCAACATTATGATTTTATCCTCATTGACGGTTACCCGCGTAACAGGTTTGCTGCGACATTCGATTTTGACATCAACCTGAAAATCGCCAAAAACCTTGGCACGGTCTTCTGCCCGGTACTCAATGCCAAAGACAAGGATGCCGACGAGATCAACAATGAGATACAGCTGCTCTCCGAAACGATCCTCTCCGAAGGATGCAGGGAGCTGGCCATCTTCGTGAACCGCTGCGAGAGTGATATTGTCGAGAAAGTACAACAGGGACATCTTCATTTCGGTACACATCAGCAGGTCTATCTCCTGCCGGAGATCAGGGAGATCGATACGCCGACCCTCAGACAGATCGTCAAGGTTCTGGAGGCGAAGATCATACTCTGCGAAGACGAGCAGCTCAACCATCTGGTACGGAGCAGCAAGATCGCTGCCATGGGCGTTGCCAATTATCTTTCACGTATTGCCGAAGACCATCTCATCATCGTACCGGCGGACAGGAATGACATCATTCTGGCCTCGCACCTCTCCTATGCAGCCAAGAATCACCCCAATATCGCCGGGCTCATCCTGAGCGGCGGCATCACACCCAGCGATACCATCATCGATCTTATCAAGGACTTCCCGCAGGCGCCTATTCCCATACTCTCCGTCAAGAGTGACAGTTACCAGACCGCCATTGCCGTAGAACAGGTCAAACCCAAGATCACTGCCGAAGATACACACAAGATCATACTGATCAAAGCCCTGTTCGATACCCATATCGATAAAGAGAAACTTGCCCAACGCTTCAGGGAGAGCAAGAACAATATCATAACCCCTGTGATGTTCCAGTACCGTCTCTTTGAAAAAGCAAGAGCCCACAAAAAGACCATCGTTCTGCCTGAAAGCGAAGATGAACGCATCTTGAGGGCAGCCTCGGTCCTGCTGCAGAGAGATATCGTCAACATCATACTGCTGGGAGAGAAGGAAGAGATAGAACACCAGTGTGCACAGCTGAGACTTGACATCTCCAAAGCAAGTATCATCAACCCTTCCAAAAGTGATCTTCTTGAAACATTTACAGAGCAGTTCCATGCATTGAGAGAGGCAAAAGGGCTGACTCTTCCTGCAGCACGCGATGCCATGGTACATGCCAACTACTTTGCCACCATGCTTTTGTATAACGGCATGGCTGACGGCATGGTTTCCGGTGCCTCCCATACAACAGCCGATACCATCCGTCCTGCTCTGCAGATCATCAAGACAAAACCGGGTATTTCCATCGTTTCAAGTGTCTTTTTCATGCTTCTTGAGACCAAAGTGCTCATTTACGGTGACTGTGCCGTCAACCTTGACCCTACGGCGGAAGAGCTGGCACATATTGCCATCTCCTCGGCAGATACGGCAGCAGCCTTCGGCATAGAACCCCGTGTCGCGCTCCTCTCCTACTCAACCGGAGATTCGGGAAGCGGGCCGGAGGTCGAAAAGGTCAGAGAGGCGACAAAAATGGCGCAGCAGTTACGTCCGGACCTTCTCATCGAAGGGCCCATCCAGTATGACGCCGCCATCGATATGAAAGTTGCCAAAAAGAAACTGCCGCACAGTAAAGTAGCCGGCCGCGCGACCGTCTTTGTCTTCCCGGATCTCAATACAGGGAACAACACGTACAAAGCGGTACAGAGGTCGACCGGCGCCACAGCCATCGGGCCTATTCTGCAGGGACTCAAACTGCCTGTCAATGACCTCAGCCGCGGCTGTCTGGTCGATGATATCGTCAATACTGTTGCCATCACCGCCGTACAGGCACAACAGTTGGACCAAAGATGA
- a CDS encoding acetate/propionate family kinase: MKILVLNAGSSSLKCQLFFDETSVASVTIERIGEAESYMTLKTVREHSEQTITIKDHHHAIRTLFDLLQNSRTISDIEELDGIGHRVVHGGAYFTRPTKITPEIIRRIRSLIPLAPLHNPANLEGIEIIAEHYPTLTQIAVFDTAFHQTMPEIAARYPLPYRLYEEASVRRYGFHGTSHAYVAKEAAKLLKKPLGSLNLITLHLGNGASATAISKGRSIDTSMGMTPLEGLMMGTRSGDIDPAIIPYLIHTLDISIDEVDTLLNKESGLKGICGTNEMREIITSAESGDEKSRLALEMYVYRIRKYIGAYSAVLGSVDAIVFTGGIGEHAMLIREMVCEGLENTFGICLDKEKNLSVENNERAVHSTESKVALLVIPTNEELEIARQTETAVKASF; this comes from the coding sequence ATGAAGATACTTGTCCTCAATGCCGGCAGTTCCTCTCTAAAGTGTCAGCTTTTCTTCGATGAAACAAGTGTTGCCTCTGTGACGATCGAACGTATAGGGGAAGCAGAGAGCTATATGACTCTGAAAACGGTCAGGGAACACTCTGAACAGACCATAACGATAAAAGACCATCATCATGCCATCAGAACACTTTTCGATCTGCTGCAAAACAGCAGGACCATCTCCGATATAGAGGAGCTGGATGGCATAGGCCATCGTGTGGTACATGGCGGTGCCTATTTTACCCGACCGACAAAGATCACTCCGGAGATCATCCGACGTATACGTTCTCTTATTCCTCTGGCACCTCTGCACAACCCTGCCAATCTTGAAGGTATAGAGATCATCGCCGAACACTACCCGACATTGACACAGATCGCTGTGTTCGATACGGCATTCCACCAGACCATGCCTGAGATTGCCGCACGCTATCCTCTGCCGTACAGACTGTATGAAGAGGCTTCCGTACGCCGTTACGGATTTCATGGGACCTCACATGCCTATGTTGCCAAAGAGGCCGCAAAACTACTAAAAAAACCACTTGGATCACTGAACCTGATCACTCTCCATCTTGGTAACGGTGCTTCTGCCACCGCCATAAGCAAAGGCCGGAGTATCGACACTTCCATGGGGATGACCCCGCTTGAAGGCCTCATGATGGGCACACGCTCCGGAGATATCGACCCTGCGATCATCCCCTACCTCATCCATACGCTGGATATCTCCATTGACGAAGTAGATACCCTGCTCAACAAGGAGAGCGGGCTCAAGGGTATATGCGGTACGAATGAGATGCGTGAGATCATAACCTCTGCAGAGAGCGGAGATGAAAAAAGCCGGCTTGCGTTGGAGATGTATGTCTACCGTATCAGAAAATATATCGGTGCCTACAGTGCAGTCCTTGGCTCTGTCGATGCCATTGTCTTTACAGGGGGCATTGGAGAACATGCTATGCTTATTCGTGAAATGGTATGTGAAGGTCTTGAAAATACGTTTGGGATCTGTCTTGATAAAGAGAAGAATCTCTCTGTAGAAAATAATGAACGTGCTGTTCACAGCACGGAAAGCAAGGTTGCCCTGCTTGTCATCCCCACCAATGAAGAGCTGGAGATAGCAAGGCAGACCGAAACAGCCGTCAAAGCCTCGTTTTAG
- the bamA gene encoding outer membrane protein assembly factor BamA, translating into MMVKKIALSWMIMGSLLMAQKITNIKFEGLAHLSKSVAYEVAGIRPGDNVTSEQIDESVKNFFEQGYFEDVWVEQKGSTLIYHFNEKRAIAKVKVTGYGDDGKKLLESAGIKKGDLYDEMRIQRAKKTMQAALEAKGNYDSVVEVTTKPVGKNAVAVTFDVNKGEKIKIKKLNFIGAKALDKSDLENELVNQEEDALGFIPFFFHNGEVKVDQLEYDAYRVKETYMKHGYLDAYVSKPLMRVDYSSYTAEVDYQIKEGKQYKLGKVSISQSIPGLKTEDLASELDLHSGRVFNITKMRKDMKMLENAAGDLGYAYAKVTPNMHKDPEKGIVDIQYIITPGQKVTIGDVLISGNDETKDRVIRRYIYLAPGDLYNATDLKESKNALQRTGFFEKVDIQSQRVSEDKINLLVKVKETQTGTISAGGGYGSYEGFMVNASISDRNLFGSGINSTLGFEWSKVSQNFNLSFVNPRVWDSLYSMGLSLYKRKYDYNYDQTDGYTIDQLGGSLNVGREFWRHFYASVGVGYVDNKSEYSESYLQSINTISNQFYNDQYAKTSGFASLRFDNTDDYLLPREGFIASVNGEFSNMDGDLTQENIDRGYTSFDSFTKVRARFGAFYGMEDLIDYDLILRFKARYTKIFSMDDQYIPIAERLFMGGIGSVRGYNPYSLSPDVIGAGGVPGYPGSRIGGTERESISLEANIPLSDAAKMRLSAFYDIGRISTDTVLGIGGVPIDFNDPDQSYYGDSLVRSSAGAVVEWQSPFGAINLIFAYAIDPDEYDDTATFEFSMGNQF; encoded by the coding sequence ATGATGGTAAAGAAAATCGCTCTTTCTTGGATGATAATGGGTTCACTGCTGATGGCGCAGAAGATCACCAATATCAAATTTGAAGGTCTGGCACACCTCTCCAAAAGTGTTGCGTACGAGGTTGCGGGGATCCGTCCGGGGGACAATGTCACAAGCGAACAGATAGACGAGTCTGTCAAGAACTTTTTCGAGCAGGGCTATTTTGAAGATGTGTGGGTAGAGCAGAAGGGAAGCACCCTTATCTACCACTTCAATGAAAAGAGGGCCATTGCGAAGGTCAAGGTAACAGGCTACGGAGATGACGGGAAAAAGCTGCTTGAGAGTGCCGGCATCAAGAAAGGCGACCTCTACGATGAGATGCGTATACAGCGGGCCAAAAAAACGATGCAGGCAGCCCTCGAAGCCAAAGGGAACTATGACTCTGTTGTCGAGGTCACGACCAAGCCGGTAGGAAAGAATGCCGTAGCCGTCACCTTCGATGTCAACAAGGGGGAGAAGATCAAGATCAAAAAGCTCAACTTCATCGGGGCAAAAGCACTGGATAAAAGCGATCTTGAGAATGAGCTTGTCAACCAGGAAGAGGATGCACTTGGGTTCATTCCCTTCTTCTTCCACAACGGTGAGGTCAAAGTCGATCAACTTGAATACGATGCCTACAGGGTCAAAGAGACCTATATGAAACACGGTTATCTGGATGCCTATGTAAGCAAGCCGCTGATGCGTGTGGACTACAGTTCCTATACCGCCGAAGTGGATTATCAGATCAAAGAGGGTAAGCAGTACAAACTCGGTAAAGTAAGTATTTCCCAAAGTATCCCCGGACTCAAGACAGAAGACCTTGCTTCAGAGCTTGATCTGCATTCGGGCAGGGTATTCAACATCACCAAGATGCGTAAAGATATGAAGATGCTGGAGAATGCAGCGGGTGACCTCGGGTATGCCTATGCGAAAGTAACGCCGAATATGCATAAAGATCCGGAAAAGGGTATCGTCGATATTCAGTATATCATCACTCCGGGACAGAAAGTAACCATCGGCGATGTACTTATCTCCGGAAATGACGAGACGAAAGACAGGGTCATCAGACGCTATATCTACCTCGCTCCGGGTGACCTCTACAATGCAACGGACCTCAAAGAGAGTAAGAATGCACTTCAGAGAACCGGTTTCTTTGAAAAGGTTGACATTCAGAGCCAGAGAGTCTCCGAAGACAAGATCAACCTGCTTGTCAAGGTGAAAGAGACGCAGACAGGTACTATCTCGGCCGGTGGTGGTTACGGCTCCTATGAAGGGTTCATGGTCAACGCTTCCATCTCTGACAGAAACCTTTTCGGGTCCGGTATCAACTCTACGCTTGGCTTCGAATGGTCAAAGGTTTCCCAGAACTTCAACCTGTCTTTTGTCAACCCAAGAGTCTGGGACAGTCTCTACAGTATGGGATTGAGCCTCTATAAAAGAAAATATGACTACAACTATGACCAGACAGATGGCTATACCATTGATCAACTGGGTGGTTCACTCAACGTGGGTCGTGAATTCTGGAGACATTTCTACGCTTCAGTAGGGGTCGGTTACGTTGACAATAAATCGGAATACAGTGAAAGCTATTTACAGTCGATCAACACGATCTCCAATCAGTTCTATAATGACCAATATGCCAAGACTTCAGGATTTGCCAGCCTGAGATTTGACAATACAGATGACTATCTCTTGCCGAGAGAAGGTTTCATTGCATCGGTGAACGGAGAGTTTTCAAATATGGATGGTGACCTGACACAGGAAAATATTGATAGGGGATATACCTCCTTTGACAGTTTTACAAAGGTCAGGGCACGTTTTGGTGCATTTTACGGTATGGAAGACCTGATCGACTATGACCTGATCTTGCGATTCAAAGCACGTTATACCAAGATCTTTTCAATGGATGACCAGTATATCCCTATTGCAGAGAGACTCTTTATGGGTGGTATAGGCTCGGTCAGAGGATATAACCCCTATTCACTCTCTCCTGATGTCATAGGTGCAGGCGGTGTTCCTGGTTACCCGGGGAGCAGGATCGGTGGTACCGAGCGTGAATCTATCTCATTAGAAGCCAATATCCCCTTGTCTGATGCAGCGAAGATGAGACTCTCCGCTTTCTACGATATCGGTAGGATCAGTACGGATACCGTACTTGGAATAGGGGGAGTGCCTATAGATTTCAATGACCCTGACCAATCCTACTATGGGGATTCGCTTGTCAGGTCCTCCGCCGGCGCTGTGGTAGAGTGGCAGTCTCCGTTCGGTGCGATCAACCTGATCTTCGCCTATGCGATCGATCCGGATGAGTATGACGATACAGCAACCTTCGAATTCTCTATGGGGAACCAGTTCTAA
- a CDS encoding prephenate dehydrogenase, which produces MATKIGIIGLGLMGGSLSLALKKSSEEYCFIGLDHNKEHCTQALSLGLVDEVVETLDEIKTCDIIILTIPVDGIIAVVNQLDTLDEKCTVIDLGSTKEKISESIPKNLRKNFVTAHPMTGTEKFGPTAAIDDLYEGKVVVLCDMEKSGAHQQTIAKKLFTDMKMTLVFMGAKEHDRHAAFISHMPHALSYALANSVMKQEDPESIVALAGGGFKDMSRIAKSSPKMWEDIFRQNKTNLIEAIEAFETELKECRHMVENEEWETLNKWMGEANTLHDIL; this is translated from the coding sequence ATGGCAACAAAGATTGGGATCATAGGACTTGGGTTGATGGGCGGTTCCCTTTCCCTTGCACTCAAAAAAAGTTCTGAGGAATACTGCTTTATCGGGCTTGATCACAACAAGGAACACTGTACACAGGCACTCTCTCTTGGACTTGTCGATGAAGTCGTAGAAACACTTGATGAGATCAAAACCTGCGATATCATCATTCTGACGATCCCGGTGGACGGTATCATCGCTGTCGTCAATCAACTCGATACCCTCGATGAGAAATGCACGGTCATAGACCTCGGGAGTACCAAGGAGAAGATCTCTGAAAGCATCCCAAAAAACCTGAGAAAGAACTTCGTGACCGCACACCCGATGACCGGTACGGAGAAATTCGGACCTACAGCGGCCATAGACGATCTGTATGAAGGCAAGGTCGTGGTCCTGTGTGATATGGAGAAGAGCGGAGCACACCAGCAGACAATCGCCAAAAAACTGTTCACTGACATGAAAATGACCCTGGTCTTCATGGGTGCCAAAGAGCATGACAGACATGCGGCGTTCATTTCGCATATGCCCCATGCACTCTCTTACGCGCTGGCCAATTCGGTCATGAAGCAGGAAGACCCTGAAAGCATCGTCGCCCTTGCAGGCGGTGGATTCAAAGATATGAGCCGTATCGCCAAATCGTCTCCGAAGATGTGGGAAGACATTTTCCGACAGAACAAAACAAACCTCATCGAAGCGATAGAGGCCTTTGAAACGGAACTCAAAGAGTGCCGGCATATGGTCGAGAATGAAGAGTGGGAGACCCTGAACAAATGGATGGGCGAAGCCAACACCCTGCACGATATCCTATAG
- a CDS encoding DUF389 domain-containing protein, with protein sequence MGLNAIAYIYGSVEEVFFEKCKTILQDERVTYIPLSQMHSIEQEKFSHFMVSGELEEIKEVITYIEIQGGSLGIVPFPSQKNLIRTFALPSKLEESVALAIEKTEQKIDLLYCNSELVIQEVVIGDAPPLDTYDAVLKNKNIFKRLQLFFHTLRKVKRLHHTRITLIDENEKEIKVSAVGLVGVEYQNGTFASKLISSQINATDGKLSLLILAPVSMLQYVGYLFHALISQWKSEQLPRSLGYVRSSQLKVETGRPLEVLVDSAVRFETPVVLRSTKESLLLSVGEAFWERQSADVKGKNSVKIDHLPSDEESANYLAKAIPFFSHASQEQYASLFSSLREESRLSSTFMVLLVLATMIATFGLFINSSSVIIGAMLLAPLMQPIVSLSMGVLRQDSVLELSSAKTIAVGVLSVLLTAAAIAWFIPIEKMTSEMSGRLFPTTLDLFVAIASGMAAAYAKSNEKILGSLAGVAIAVALVPPIAVAGVGLGWGEWHMFSSAFLLFLTNLVGIVLAAALTFVVLGYSPIRIAKKGIITWFIIAALVAIPLYNSFEKMKENIAIQKRLANIHFTLKKQEVVLSHIQLIEHSKILEVRCEVIASGFLSPEEKKLLKEVIEKTIGKKVEVIATFRYRL encoded by the coding sequence ATGGGGCTCAATGCTATTGCCTATATCTACGGGAGTGTAGAAGAGGTATTTTTTGAAAAATGCAAAACGATACTCCAGGATGAGCGTGTTACCTACATACCTCTTTCACAGATGCACAGTATCGAACAGGAGAAGTTTTCCCATTTTATGGTCTCCGGAGAGCTTGAAGAGATCAAAGAGGTCATCACTTATATCGAGATCCAGGGAGGAAGCCTCGGGATCGTGCCTTTTCCTTCCCAAAAAAACCTCATACGTACCTTTGCCCTGCCTTCAAAACTCGAGGAGAGTGTTGCTCTGGCCATAGAAAAGACTGAACAGAAGATCGACCTTCTCTACTGCAACAGCGAACTGGTGATCCAGGAAGTGGTCATTGGAGATGCTCCTCCTCTGGATACCTATGATGCCGTGCTTAAAAACAAAAATATCTTCAAACGTCTCCAGCTCTTTTTTCATACACTGCGCAAGGTCAAACGTCTTCACCATACCCGGATCACTCTGATAGATGAAAATGAAAAGGAGATCAAGGTCTCTGCTGTCGGGCTGGTAGGTGTGGAGTATCAGAACGGAACATTCGCTTCCAAGCTGATCTCCTCCCAGATCAATGCGACCGACGGGAAGCTCTCCCTGCTTATTTTGGCACCGGTCTCCATGCTCCAGTATGTCGGTTATCTGTTCCATGCATTGATCTCACAGTGGAAATCCGAACAGCTGCCGCGTTCGCTGGGGTATGTCAGGAGTTCTCAGTTGAAGGTTGAAACAGGCAGGCCGCTTGAAGTGCTGGTAGATTCGGCCGTACGGTTCGAAACACCGGTAGTGCTTCGAAGTACAAAGGAGAGCCTGCTGTTGAGTGTGGGGGAGGCTTTCTGGGAGAGACAGAGTGCGGATGTCAAAGGGAAGAACAGTGTCAAGATCGACCACCTTCCAAGTGATGAGGAGAGTGCGAATTATCTGGCAAAGGCGATCCCGTTCTTCTCCCATGCAAGCCAGGAGCAATATGCTTCGCTCTTTTCGAGTTTGCGGGAGGAGAGCCGTCTGAGCAGTACGTTCATGGTGCTGCTGGTTCTGGCAACGATGATCGCGACCTTTGGACTTTTCATCAATTCGAGTTCCGTCATCATCGGTGCGATGTTGCTGGCACCTTTGATGCAGCCTATCGTCAGTTTGAGTATGGGGGTACTCAGGCAGGACAGTGTACTGGAACTCTCCTCTGCAAAAACGATCGCTGTGGGGGTACTCTCGGTACTCCTGACCGCTGCGGCCATCGCATGGTTCATTCCCATCGAGAAGATGACCTCGGAGATGTCCGGGCGGCTTTTCCCTACCACTCTGGATCTTTTCGTGGCCATTGCCTCGGGGATGGCGGCTGCCTATGCCAAGAGCAATGAGAAGATACTCGGTTCCCTTGCCGGTGTGGCTATTGCGGTGGCATTGGTACCACCTATTGCTGTAGCAGGTGTCGGACTCGGATGGGGGGAATGGCATATGTTCTCTTCTGCTTTCCTGCTCTTTCTGACCAACCTTGTGGGCATCGTCCTTGCAGCGGCTTTGACCTTTGTGGTGTTGGGGTATTCCCCCATACGCATTGCCAAAAAAGGGATCATCACCTGGTTCATCATCGCTGCACTGGTCGCTATCCCTCTGTATAACTCTTTTGAGAAGATGAAAGAGAATATCGCCATTCAGAAGAGGCTTGCCAACATTCATTTTACATTGAAGAAACAGGAAGTGGTGCTGTCACATATTCAGCTGATAGAGCACAGTAAGATACTGGAGGTCCGTTGCGAGGTAATTGCAAGCGGTTTTCTCTCTCCCGAAGAGAAAAAACTGCTTAAGGAGGTCATAGAGAAGACCATTGGCAAAAAGGTGGAAGTGATCGCTACGTTCAGGTACCGGCTATAG